A segment of the Dunckerocampus dactyliophorus isolate RoL2022-P2 chromosome 19, RoL_Ddac_1.1, whole genome shotgun sequence genome:
atgggccggttactgCTTTCAAGCTATACCACGGTGTGAAAatgtcacggtttcaaaaccactaaaatagtCTGTCATACCATCCTATGTCCTAGTAAGTAATTAccatttcatttaattattgatggaatattctaaaaaaaataataataataatataacacaaTTGCAGGTCTATTCATGAAacagttgtgtgtgtgctgcagacTCTTTGCTCTTCAACAAAACGGATGAGAGGCTGAGGCTGGCCCGTGAGCGCCGAGAAGAACGCGAGAAACAGAatggtgtgtattgtgtgtgttgctcaAGTGTGTATATGTGGCTGCTTTAAAAGTTTGTCCTTGGCTAAACCTGGTTGGTATCTGGAGTGAAGTGTTCATTATGTAAAGTCCAGCTAAAAGCCAGGAATCCTGTTGCCATAGCGACCACATTACATAACGTGTCAGGTCTTAAGAAGACTGCTGTTTTTTAGGGACTCGGTATACACGGGACATACCGCTTAACGGATGGGTggcatgtttgtgtttatattttagtgatctgtgtgttttgtatttgttgtcaTAAATATTGGACGACAGTCAGATTGCTTTCCTATAGCTATGAGAGCGGGCTGAGGGATTTGCTCTGTGTTTGAGCGCTAAAGCCAAGTCACATGATCTGCAGCTGACCCATGACACCGCTGCTttaagcctgtgtgtgtgtgtgtgtgtgtgtgtgtgtccatgtggCATGTATCCTTTTTATAGTCTTACATGATttgattatttgtttttgtgtgtatgtgtgtacgccATGGGCCAGCCATCAAGGAGGCCGAGTGGCAGGCACGTGAGGAGCGGGCCAGGCAACACTACGAGAAGCACCTGgaggaaaggaggaggaagctgGAGGAGCAGAGGATAAAGGAGGAGCAGAGGCGGGCGGCCGTGGAGGAGAAGCGACGACAGAAGCAGGAGGATGACAAGGTGACGATGACTTGTGACAAGTCTTACCAAAACATCAGAGtcattttcttcctcttcaCTCATGACACAGCAGTTCCTCACACAGGGCCTGTCACTCTATGTCGCTGACTTAGGTAGATTAGCAAAGATACATGATACACGTAgtcaataaatgaaaaacattccGACCAGttaagtgaaattggatcaCTGCTTTAAAATAAGTGGatgaataatacaaatgaaatgtacaaaatggCAACGTTAATAAAAACACTCTGTATCTGTTATCTTTTTCCCTTGAAGGTTCGTCACGAAGCGGTGATGCGGCGCACTATGGAGCGGAGTCAGGTGACCAGGCCGAAGACCAACCGCTGGTCCTGGGGTGGAACCCTGCCCCCCAACAGCCCTGGCACTCCCACCGGTATTGCAGTCCAACACCCCACAGTCACAAAACCTCAGCTCTCTCCCGAGAGAGAATGTTTACACACAGTGTTGACTTTGAGGTCCCACCGAGAGCTTTGACATTTCTCTTGACTTTTCAGCCACTTTTTCCGGTGGTCAGAATATATTGGTTGCACAATCAGTATTGTTCTGCCATATTTATGTTTGAACTTGACATATCCGCCCACTCTTTCATCTCCCAGCCTGACTCTCAATCTGCCTTTCTTTTTTCTATTCTCCTCATCCCCTCTTGGTCCAGGTTTTGCAGAGTCTGCTTTCCTCTATCCGCTCGACCTTGCCGGACTGGAGCACGTGCACGGTGCTTTCAGTCTCTCTCGCAGATACCGAATGATGTCCCAATGTGAATATCATAGCACCGTGTCAGCTAGCGAGCCAGCGCTTCAGCCTTAGCAGCACATATGCATCTTAGCGCACACGTAGACCAGAGTGAATAGTTGCATCCACTGTGAACGTATATCCCaagactagggttgggcattgaggttgagtctcgagcatcgatgggaaccgagCTAACATTCCAATTCTACCGGGGTCgttcaatttttttcattttgattcaTAGTTTCGTTGCCCCGTCCCCCGACCGCTGGCAAACCGTTGAAGCAGAAAACTGTACTGGTGCTAATACGCGAGTTCAAGACTCATAACTCAAAGACAAACCTTTTACAAGGTGTTTGATATCCTGCACCCAGGTTAGTGCACGTTTAGGTGCGTGCACACTCactaacacacaaacaacagcatATGAGGAAATGTTTTCCatgagcttttcaaaagtaaacatcttttgtgaagtgTACTCCTGTGAAAAAAGATCTGTGATAAATTCACagcaaagttttaaaaaaaggtaatatcattaaaaaacaaaatcatcagacatttcatctaaaaagaactctggttagaaGCCGCATTTAAATCATGCAAACCTTTGTGACCCTGCATCTTcaaagcatcggaatcgagaatcacagaaccggaatcgttcaaattcaaacaatgcccaacccttACCAAGACCCTctctctttattttattatgattgtaGCACTAATTTCACATTTCCCTCCTTTAGCGACAATCCTAACTAATAGTATAGCTGGCATACTTTTTCTGCATCATTTATCAGTCTGTATGCTTTGTCTACTTTTAGATGCTGACCGACGCTCGGTGTCCACTGTGAATTTATCCAAGCATCACGACCCCGTCATTACCAAACGCCTGTCCTCATCCTCAGCCACACTCCTCCACTCACCCGACCGAGGTAAACCAAACTACAAAACCTGGATTTTTAGGGTGCGTTCACATGTTGTCATGTTTGCTTTGGTGAAAAGGAACACTGGCGTGTTTGTTCTACTAGTGGGAACGCGATCATCCGAGATCAAGACCCACCAAGTGAACTCTTGGTGGGTCCCTTGAGCTCAAACGTGAACACTGCATGGACCAGTGTTAAGATGAgggcaaaaaaaatgcagaaaagatAAATACTGTCAATTCCAGACTGTAGTCATCTCTCGCTACATTTTCTATTTCGCTGATTGTTTTCAATGcaattttgcatttatttttttcaacagcGTATGAActcgcattgtgttctgcgtattggtgctctgttgtatgtctgtgttattgtttttcctactgctaccagtagagggtgttgtatactcgtctcagtgtgtttacgtgcctgtacgagcatattaggaacccacagtaaacaatagccagctaaatatagatccacaacagtccttattggctaagggagaacctgcccattgtgttctgcgtcctgttTGACTGTCCTTCGTGCTGTCACTAGCAAACTGGCTaactgcgtgagctgcttgctaatcgCCAATACCatccacttcactacttcctgaatctacactctaagcatcataggAACTGTAGTTCTTATTTTGTGATTGTTTAGGACGCAGGGTTCCaagcatgtgaaaaaagtagcagcttgtAGTCTGGAATTCCTGGTATGTAAGTGTATGTAAGGCCAaactttaaatgtatattttagaagcttttcatgAAATCAAAGAATCAAGTAAgtatagcagaatataaaaataacctataTGAGTAATATGTGGCAAAAGCTGCCCAGTCAACTTCTTACTTTCTGCATATGTTCTCCACTGtgcagcctttggtcccatgaccAAAACATCAGCGCGAAGTGCGTGCCAAGTATCACCAATGTGAACGCAGCCTAAGTCACAGTATTACTACcagtactaccactactaccagACCTACCCCAGGTCTGGTGATCCTCTTCTTCGTTTTGACGAGAAACAATGTCTTCCACAGCAACgccttgactgttttttttctgtgagacATCATCATTAGTTGTGAATGATTTGAATTGAATGTATGTTGCTGATGCAGGGCTGCAGACAAGAGCAACCTCCTTGCCTGCCATTAACAAAGCTCAGTCCAAACCCCGCCTATACCGGGGGACTGCCACTCTCCACAAAAACACAGGTGTTTTCATGGGCAATAACTACAAAGAAATGCTACATACTCTGAGACTGGACAAACAGATCATGGGCTGGAAACTGTTGAGAAGAAATTGTGCATACTTACATTATATTAATGATAATCTTGTTGATAAAATGGCAGTATCGGAACACAATAaaggttctgttcaaggttccTTCACCcggagggagtttttccttgcctcagTCGCCAAgtgtggggtttcagttggttctctctTTTCATTTAGTGTGTGACCTtgatgtgtaaagtgccatgagataactgttgttgtgatttataataataataataataataataataaattaattcatcacacaataaatgaaaattaactcgatcattttgccagccccaatatattgccatgtgcgtgcatgtctgttttcctcgtctctcgcgtccaaacaggcaggaagaagattcactctgtgcattgctttcagcatgcatttgttccatagaaggACGAcatgtcagtcatacagtctctttgcctTGGTggatggaggcggggccagtagcatacacacagagtgcagaagagagtaacatagtagaaattaaatgagtagattgcaatatttcGACATACGTAGatatttcattgtacttttcttaaaagtaatattaaaatctcgtctcgttctcgtgttTCATCTCGTGACATCCCTCGTAAGcacgtattgctcttctcaacgagaaacgagtgctgctgtgggccccttcCCCATTTAAAGCACTCACGGACAGctcagtcttgtttgtgacataaaaaaaaaatgccaaaaagcaCAATGCACCATTGCCACATCATTTAGATAATTCAATGTGTGTTTGAACCTGGCTGAGCAAAGCACTTAAAGGGTAATCATCCACGCCATTGTGTGCACTCCTCCCCTTACCGTATATTTAAAAggcattgtatgtacagtatgcatcaAATGGGATGTCCCACCACCGCCACACTGTGCCTGACCCTTTTGTCTAATCCCCTGTAGGataatctttttgtttttgtggaaaTACTCaatgttgttggggtttttttttttacccagtcACACGCCACACATTTTAGCATCATACAGTAAATCTGTGCAGTTTCCAGCCCAGTGCTATCGTTGCCCCCACCCTTAAACCCTCATTACAAGAGCAAGCTGGTCTATGCTTTGTCCTATGCATGTGGCTAATCAGGTAATTGGGCTAATAAGCTACACATTGTGTATGACTCCAAGAACTGCACGGCCTCTTAATTGGGCTTTCCTGCATATAAGCTTCCCGCACTTAGTTGATTTCATGCATTTTGAGttcttgggtgttttttttatgcactTTTCTCCCTGCAGGCTGTTCAGTTAAGAGTTAAGTGTGTTGCATGCAGGTGAAGGTGTCACACAGCAGCACCGGCATGATGGCTTAGCTTGGGCTGTGATGGACGGGCAGTAGCCGCTTGACATTGTTAGATAATCTGCTTTGACTGACCGCTAAGCTAATGTGGTTGTTATCAAAACACCAAtgctacgtgtgtgtgtgcaatcagGCCATCGCCGCCTTCCCCTGACACCATGGGAGAGCAACGTGGTGAACCGTCTGCAGCAGCCCACACACTCCTACCTGGCCCGTAGCCGCAGTGCCATGAGTCTCACTGGAGAGCAAACAGGTACGCGCCCCCCCCCTTCAAGCACACCTCATTGATGGGTgcattgcttttatttatttatttatttagcgcTCTTGAGCAGCACAGTTTTCCATGTTAATCTGATTTGGTGTGACTTAAAGCATTAACACTGTCTGAAACTTCCTTCACCAGTCTGTACCAGGCACTCAAagctcccacacacacacacacacacacacacacagcaacacgTAAGCCGTTCAGGATGTAATTCCCAGCTGCTACATTGCCTTGTTTCCCAGTCAGTGTCTCACATACCTTCTCAAAATGAATGCATAATACAATAGCAGAGTATTGTCACTTATTCGTGTAACTTGTACATACATGGTGTGATTGgaaatctacagtatatgcagtgtATTCACCTGCTGCACATGTATGTCCAAATTTGCACTTTGCTAGCCTTCTGGTTGTTTAGTGTTTATTTGCCTCTACTCTGCTTTACGTCATCTCTGAGTAAAAGCTTGAGCTGACTTGCTATTGACCTCTGATCAGTAGCACTAatgttttcctttccttcaAACTTCTCCTTTCACTTCTCAATCCCTCACTCACTCACTTATTCCTGCATGCACCCTTCTATCCCATCTCCATACTTCACCCCCGTCCGTCCCACCTCGTACATTACCTTAGCCATGCCTGTGTGTCCTCGCTCAGTGTCCTGCCACCCCATGGGCTCCATGTCCTTCAAGGCCCTGCAGGCCCGCCCCCTCTCTCACAGCCGCAGCCACGAGAGGAGCCTCAGCAGAGAGACGACCTCGTCTGCGCCCGCCCGCAGGAGGACCATGGGCACAACACAGGTCATTTGGTCATACACCACATTTATATCCTCTCTGGTGCCCATGCGGAAATCAGCCCGTATTACTGTTGTTCAACTGTTTAAAGTGAGTGACCCCAACAGTGTGTTGCTAAAAATCTTACCTTTTAAATAAGCGTTAGAGGTCCTGCAGTAGTATATCTCAAGTGTGTTAGCCTTGATGCGGGAaattagacagtttaaaagtgcatttagtaagccctactgcaaaggtgtccaaactttttccaccgagagcCGCATATTGAAAaccaaaggatgcagggggccactatgatatttttatgtcaacatttcTGCCTTTTCTCTTTACGTTTtgtctttttcccatttttgttgtctttttgggGGTTGAATTTTATTcctacaatgtgccgtgggccaagttaaatttatttaaaaaaaaaaaaagaagctgcgGGCTGTAGTTTGGGCAcccactgcactgcactgcactgcactgggAATATGCGTgcatctgtagctttaatgcttatgagctgtgtttgtctctgACTGTGTGTATCTCTGCAAAACAAGTGAAGGAGAGGagagatttttctcacatttgtctgTAGGAACACATCTTACTGTTAAAACACCATTCAAAAGTCACTCTTGCATAATAACAGGTGTTTAATAGTATAACAGCATCATGCTCACTATGGTTGACTATCACTAAAGTCCTTTCAGTAGAGATGAACAGTTGATATTTAAATGTTGTTAAGTGTTAAAATCTCTTATACAGTCGCCACAGAAGAGTCGCGACTCTGTCAGGAAGTCATGGAGCAACTTGTCTGTGCCTCTTGGTCCTGCTCTCACTTTACCCCTCAAAATGCGCACCTCTTCTCCAACCAAAAGAAACGTCAAAGTAACAGCGCCCTCTCCTGGCAGGTAAAGGAAACATGCCCTTGGATTGTCGCTGGCAGGTTTTACGAGTTTGTGCAAATGTTGTTTCAACATAAAGGTGATTTTCCTCCTACTAGGCCACCTCTGAAGCCCACTGGACGCCCTCCGACCCCCAAAATGCTTAAGTCTCCAGGGGCAGAGGACCCTGGAAATTTCCGCCCTGCCAGGATGACAATGCCTGACGTTCAGCGCCCGTCTACACCAACCAAAACCCAGGAAACGGAGGACGAGCAGGTCCTCAGTCCTCCTCAGCCGCTGGGCCTCAACAAAAGCAGCACAGAGCAGACGTCGACATCAACCAGCGGTGAGTTCTTTGCGGTCTCAGTTACACGTGAGATGATGTAATTGTCATTTATCATTCATTCTAGAGAACATAAGCAGTCCCCCCACCCAGAAAACCTCTGCCGGGACCACAGATCCAGAGGAGGCGAGTCGCATCATGGCCGAGAACCGGCGGCTGGCCCGCGAGCAAAGAGaaagggaggaagaggagcggAGGCAGCAAGAGGAGCAAGCAAGGTATGCTGCCACCTAATAGTATTGTTAGAATCCTGAAGGTGTGTGCTTCCAAATTAACTTGactgcaatgtgtgtgtgtgtgtgtgtgtgtgtgtgtgtgtgtgtgtgtgtgtgtgtgtcctcaggTTGGCTAAGGAGGAGATGGCTCGTCGTAAGGCTGAGGAGCGAGCCAGAAGGGAGGAGGAGGCCCACCGCCAGGCCGAGGAGAAGAGAatgaaggaagaggaggagagaaaGATGGAAGAGGAGAGGCtgcagaaagagagagaggaggcAGACAGAGCCCAGAAACAGGTAGGATACGCCACTTTGTCAGATAAAAAACCTCACTCTTttaaaattgtactttttatatcagagagaggaggaggagtctCGACAGAAAGAGCAGGCTGAGAGACTGAGGCAGGAGAGGGTGAAACACTTTCAGAAGGAGGAGGCTGAGCGGCTGGAAAGAAAGAAGGTGACTCATCTTCACACATCTTCACAACATAATCCTGATGTGCATCCCtaaaagctgcttttttttaGCGTCTGGAGGAGATCATGAAGAGGACGAGACGGTCCGACACAACAGAGAAGGTAAATGTCACTTGACATCAGGCACTGTTCCACTTGCCCTGTTTGGCCCTAGTGCAAGTGGACTCTTAACAGGGATTAGTCATTACAGGATATTAGTCGATTGCatattgtacatactgtacatattgtcatattttttttttgattttttcatAGTAGGTTTCTTAAAGTTAATAttaaaaatcttgtctcgtctcgtctcataagcccaatcttgtgtatcgtctcgcctcgtgacacccccagtTAAAGGGAATTCCCATTAACTCGCTATTAACGTGTTAAATTGGACAGagttgttatatactgtatgatgacttttcacatttggactCTCTGTAAATATCGTCTGCTACCAATTAACACCCAGTCCTCTTTGCGGTTTAcagtagataaataaatagctgGGGGGctataattggagcatttatggtatGTAGTTATTTTTGAAAGATCACACCAACCGACAGCAATGGAAACATTTTTGGCAGATGTGCCAATGACTAaatataggcctgtcacgacaacaaattttgctggtcgataattgtgctagaAATTATCGTCAATATTcaatattattggcaacatttttAGACAGTTTtttcattaaagggatagtttggattttttgacatcaagttgtatgacatccccatcagcattgtggTTCAttaacagagacttaccccccGCTTGGTcttctaagtccagttctggtcagatttatgtgatgaagaacgtagtccTGCttcgttgctggggacaattaagtaaagagtttggcttttcaaaacaatatgcgttgaaaagattcatacatttgcatcaccaaaatgccttctcaaaaaaatcagacctcacaaaacgctctgcgttagggttagggttacgtctcccgccgtattcctgcgcactatcgcctgtgcgttcatgtgtatgtgacaaagacgctcgcatcttcttccacgaCGGAGCGCCACGGCCTTCTCGTTTAcatataaaaccaaaatattcccacactgtggatttgtgccgtcattcatgttagcatatgctggCTCTTGAAGCTAACTGCTGCTAGGGTAGTAGCTAGTAGCCCTGCCTCCACAAAgcggctgaatgagatgagagcccactctctgttcattccactatagaagcaGTGTGCACAGAAAGATGCAgaatgaaccctcttgtcatccagcctgtgtggcacagagaccagcagatgaaacacacacacacatgcacatgtccatTTATCCAGGCCGTCATAATTATCCACCTGTTTTTTTATGGTTTGCTTaattgatttatcgattatcgtgacaggccgaaCTAAATATATTGTTGGATGCTGAGTTTTCTCTTTTGTCTGTAGAAACCACCCAGCAAGAACAGGGACAGCACAGgtaacacaacataacacaatCCTTGCATCTTATTCATACCACACACATTAACATTGTACATCGAATACGTTTTCTTTCTCCTCTTACCATCAGTGGGTGCCGCGTCTCCTGTCCCATCTGAAGGAACACCATCTCCCACCCCGCACAGTAACGGCAACAGAAGCCCACCGGACCCCAACATGAACGCCAGCACCTCCACACCTCCACTGCAAAGgtacgcacacatacacaataaCAGCATTAAACACTGTCTTTGCCCAAGATGCTTATCCTTCTTCCCTTTGCCGGTGCCTTCATGTCTCAGGGAGAATGGTGAGCTTGAGGAGGTGATTGAGCTGCCTTCGCATTCCAGATTGACTCCTCCTCCTAATAAAggcgacgaggaggaggagggtcagcagcagcagggggAGGTCATCACCTTCAGGGAAAATGGACTCCCAAAGCCTCTGAGTGGCGTGGATGATATTTCAGTCCAACAGGGAGCAGGTTAGGTTTTTACATTTGATAGATGGGTTTTGCGGACAATATgctttttaatcaatgaattcATCAACAAGCGctacatattaaaaagcttccAGCAATGGGCACATCTTCCAAtccatcatgaaataatactttATGCAGAAAACacgtttctatagtggagttcaggatgcGCAGCAAAGCcgtcaaacaattcactttttttctacataactagcctcTACAATTGAACAGATAACTGTTatagatataagcatcttactGCTCacttagtttatccgtaatcggaataataaaaatgaacgtTCTCTCCGTGTGTAACTTGcaacgtctgttcaccacttcatcttTGCCAAAAGCGAATCAGGATGGGAGCGtaatgtcatgtgacatttacaaagtgacatttatgcgATGACCAGTAGCTCCCAATCAGTgtaatggacacccctgctttatagcATAAAATGACTTGTCTCCCCCTAGTGGATGCACGAGAATAGCAATTGTTGCACCATCCAGCTCCCCTTTTACTCTGGAGTGGTTTTCATGGATTGGTAGTTTGATGGTGTTCATTTCCTCCATCCTCAGACGTGGCCTGATGGTTTCATCGGACGATATGATCCAGCCACAGAAAACCAGGAAAAAAGGCGGTTCGATCACGGAGAATTAAGTGGCATCAAAGAGAGGCTCTCGATGCACTCTTTCTCCACCTTTTGATGACCCCCTGCAGAGACTCAACATGACAACAagcatccattttttttccctcccaaaGATGGGTACCGCAAAGATCGCCCTTATGAAACATCTCAGGAGAGGATGTTTTCCCCTCACGCGTGATGATTGAGGCTGGATGGGCTTTTTCTCCCTCGTTTTGAAATAACTGTCAGATGAGCTGTAAAGTCTTTAATTACAAAAACGTGgtgttttttccttcctttGACAGTCTGCTTGGCAACAGGACGGTCGGGACTGTCACTTGTGTTATCATTTTGTTACAGAAAGGTGGAGAAACAAGTCAGTGACTTCCCACGCTGGAAAGGTGTGTCATGTAACATTCTTATGATGCACCTAGTGTTGAAAAGTAGCGATTATCCAGGGTGGCACCACCAGTTTAAGGTAAAGATGAATGAAAACCTGAGCTAAGAAAACAGCTTTAGGGTGAGTactactgatgttttttttagtttatttaatgAATCTACTCATGAAATGtgaccttttattttttatgtaatcgGAACCCGGATATTCTGTTCAGTTAGCAAAGCAAAACATCTGCTTGGACTTTAGTTCCTTCTCAGTGGCTCAGCTCAACTTTTAACCCCGTCAGAGCTGCCGCCACACCCGTATAAACTTATTACAGTAATAATTCTGGAGATGTTCATTTTGCAGTAACCTTATTCGTGATTCTTTTGGAATAAATGCTGCTACTTGTGATGTTCTGTTGCCTTACCAAGTACAAGGAAGATTGCCAGGATTGTCCAATCCAGTACTGCCAACGCAACATGCTGTTTGGTAAGACAACGGAGCTCACAACTGACTTAAATACCAGTAAAGAACATTATATCAAAGCTATCCtataaataatgtataaaacaatatattttactaTAAGAACgagcagtttaaaaaaacattattccAAGTGTATTTGGTGAGAAAAATAAATCTGTTTGACATGATTACCTTTTTGCTGATGTCGACTCATTGTTTGCATAAACTACtatagtttgtaaaaaaaaatcttattctaTTATTCAATATACCTTACTTCCTCATAGCAGCCAGAGCCGttcatttactcaactgcagactaaaaaaacctacattttttttaaatcatgtatTTTTCCCCCACAAATGATAAACTATATAGAATAATACTAACAACTAGTGGGGTCACCTGCCAAGGGGAAAACAGCCGTTTATTTGAGGCACGGCGAGGAGGCctctatttgaggaaatacgaTATTGAGAAAGGAAGttgaatgtttgaaatgtgtTGAAGAgatttaaagtaaatatttaCAGGACGCAAATCCACAGATGTCAAGCCTCCAGTTCCAAGCAAAACCAGAAAACTCCTGAATCCAATCATGTATGTGCATACAGTACGTGTAGATCATTCCAGGGGATTGTCTGCTCGGCAAGTAGACGAGGACTCTTTCACCAGTAGAACGTCTTGGTGAGGAAACTGGCGGCGGCGTTGAGCCAGCTCCCGCTCGAATCCTCCTTGGCGGTGGTGCGAGACACGGCGCGGTCCCCCTCCTTCCCAgggctctcctcctcctcagggAGGTAATCCGGCAGGGCCGAGTTTTGCGGCACCTCCGCTCCAGAGGGGTTCAGAGGGATGAAGACCTTGAAGAAAGTGGGAAATGTTCATGCCTATAatgcaaaagtgacattttaattatgttctaacag
Coding sequences within it:
- the map7b gene encoding ensconsin isoform X8, coding for MHNPASYYQSEDGRASSATPPGSSASGQIYSPTLTSTPTPTRTAASTSPNNQNTAVKADSLLFNKTDERLRLARERREEREKQNAIKEAEWQAREERARQHYEKHLEERRRKLEEQRIKEEQRRAAVEEKRRQKQEDDKVRHEAVMRRTMERSQVTRPKTNRWSWGGTLPPNSPGTPTGFAESAFLYPLDLAGLEHVHGAFSLSRRYRMMSQYADRRSVSTVNLSKHHDPVITKRLSSSSATLLHSPDRGLQTRATSLPAINKAQSKPRLYRGTATLHKNTGHRRLPLTPWESNVVNRLQQPTHSYLARSRSAMSLTGEQTAMPVCPRSVSCHPMGSMSFKALQARPLSHSRSHERSLSRETTSSAPARRRTMGTTQSPQKSRDSVRKSWSNLSVPLGPALTLPLKMRTSSPTKRNVKVTAPSPGRPPLKPTGRPPTPKMLKSPGAEDPGNFRPARMTMPDVQRPSTPTKTQETEDEQVLSPPQPLGLNKSSTEQTSTSTSENISSPPTQKTSAGTTDPEEASRIMAENRRLAREQREREEEERRQQEEQARLAKEEMARRKAEERARREEEAHRQAEEKRMKEEEERKMEEERLQKEREEADRAQKQREEEESRQKEQAERLRQERVKHFQKEEAERLERKKRLEEIMKRTRRSDTTEKKPPSKNRDSTVGAASPVPSEGTPSPTPHSNGNRSPPDPNMNASTSTPPLQRENGELEEVIELPSHSRLTPPPNKGDEEEEGQQQQGEVITFRENGLPKPLSGVDDISVQQGADVA
- the map7b gene encoding ensconsin isoform X3, whose translation is MPVRKGRAPGRGEGSQWRLGKAGSRSAIPVLFTITEEEEGQRRRHDIGRKTKASYYQSEDGRASSATPPGSSASGQIYSPTLTSTPTPTRTAASTSPNNQNTAVKADSLLFNKTDERLRLARERREEREKQNAIKEAEWQAREERARQHYEKHLEERRRKLEEQRIKEEQRRAAVEEKRRQKQEDDKVRHEAVMRRTMERSQVTRPKTNRWSWGGTLPPNSPGTPTGFAESAFLYPLDLAGLEHVHGAFSLSRRYRMMSQYADRRSVSTVNLSKHHDPVITKRLSSSSATLLHSPDRGHRRLPLTPWESNVVNRLQQPTHSYLARSRSAMSLTGEQTAMPVCPRSVSCHPMGSMSFKALQARPLSHSRSHERSLSRETTSSAPARRRTMGTTQSPQKSRDSVRKSWSNLSVPLGPALTLPLKMRTSSPTKRNVKVTAPSPGRPPLKPTGRPPTPKMLKSPGAEDPGNFRPARMTMPDVQRPSTPTKTQETEDEQVLSPPQPLGLNKSSTEQTSTSTSENISSPPTQKTSAGTTDPEEASRIMAENRRLAREQREREEEERRQQEEQARLAKEEMARRKAEERARREEEAHRQAEEKRMKEEEERKMEEERLQKEREEADRAQKQREEEESRQKEQAERLRQERVKHFQKEEAERLERKKRLEEIMKRTRRSDTTEKKPPSKNRDSTVGAASPVPSEGTPSPTPHSNGNRSPPDPNMNASTSTPPLQRENGELEEVIELPSHSRLTPPPNKGDEEEEGQQQQGEVITFRENGLPKPLSGVDDISVQQGADVA
- the map7b gene encoding ensconsin isoform X5; protein product: MADQDGSDASPPASQASYYQSEDGRASSATPPGSSASGQIYSPTLTSTPTPTRTAASTSPNNQNTAVKADSLLFNKTDERLRLARERREEREKQNAIKEAEWQAREERARQHYEKHLEERRRKLEEQRIKEEQRRAAVEEKRRQKQEDDKVRHEAVMRRTMERSQVTRPKTNRWSWGGTLPPNSPGTPTGFAESAFLYPLDLAGLEHVHGAFSLSRRYRMMSQYADRRSVSTVNLSKHHDPVITKRLSSSSATLLHSPDRGLQTRATSLPAINKAQSKPRLYRGTATLHKNTGHRRLPLTPWESNVVNRLQQPTHSYLARSRSAMSLTGEQTAMPVCPRSVSCHPMGSMSFKALQARPLSHSRSHERSLSRETTSSAPARRRTMGTTQSPQKSRDSVRKSWSNLSVPLGPALTLPLKMRTSSPTKRNVKVTAPSPGRPPLKPTGRPPTPKMLKSPGAEDPGNFRPARMTMPDVQRPSTPTKTQETEDEQVLSPPQPLGLNKSSTEQTSTSTSENISSPPTQKTSAGTTDPEEASRIMAENRRLAREQREREEEERRQQEEQARLAKEEMARRKAEERARREEEAHRQAEEKRMKEEEERKMEEERLQKEREEADRAQKQREEEESRQKEQAERLRQERVKHFQKEEAERLERKKRLEEIMKRTRRSDTTEKKPPSKNRDSTVGAASPVPSEGTPSPTPHSNGNRSPPDPNMNASTSTPPLQRENGELEEVIELPSHSRLTPPPNKGDEEEEGQQQQGEVITFRENGLPKPLSGVDDISVQQGADVA